From Aspergillus chevalieri M1 DNA, chromosome 4, nearly complete sequence, a single genomic window includes:
- a CDS encoding uncharacterized protein (COG:T,Z;~EggNog:ENOG410PM47;~InterPro:IPR001781,IPR034962;~PFAM:PF00412;~go_process: GO:0035023 - regulation of Rho protein signal transduction [Evidence IEA]): MAALDAGILPTIKCSNCGVGVDISAMGDHVCVNDRGPSPTPPAPPPKSDPTPPPGYSWEKPLPRIDPLVANRPFLQATGNNDEDASNSNQSPPYGGLQRSNTIPISSEPPSPEWGNGIPAFPLPRSMSSRRPGALANMQPLGSAPPISIPHSHYADMDQGPMSARPGPIERERSLPPPPPLPKDDDVVDDVADNVAPLPEFFHRRGDSVDSRSSYGTASIKYDTGSKRSTMMSSRRPSFGSMARDPQAFLDDGPLSRSAPLETLTENPTHQEYGEEDTVYHNEQHDSSYSGFDFGISEKSNREAAIHRPSDSEQLDLSSFHSRSDSRSAQLYSQRSPSQSSHSPAPSVDRFRDSREPFTGQYHGVHQPSGSNHYLHPNNLSIDEGNRRKNSDASEGGSSVSNFARALGLDDAGHSTESSTVSSEFSPSESRSGTSLSSLPSEASLSRRKASEASRLGPVVEENQHHYDQPSSVPRSLMLEEASQAGSPLEPPKIPHFLQPPDSPTDPALSQGSLSLVSDQQSPRSENSVDSPSDEQSPVSPAKERPEAIALAPPRAPRSKGRCRGCGEAIFGKSVSSADGRLTGRYHRDCFACCYCRIPFQTADFYVLQNKPYCAQHYHELNGSLCSTCNSGIEGQYLETDERMGRGPSDRRKFHPDCLTCRTCNVNLKGEYFEWNGQVYCERDARRAAASVPPPRFRRPTMPSSPLSRPPDPYGPPGPMGPGPMGRPPFPPGPGRRLPAPMGPAMGPDLLGPPGAFGPAYGPAYGPPPGAKRFPERRTTRLMMI, encoded by the exons ATGGCTGCCCTCGATGCGGGCATTCTGCCCACAATAAAATGCTCTAATTGCGGCGTTGGTGTCGATATTTCTGCCATGGGGGATCATGTCTGCGTCAATG ACCGAGGACCCTCGCCAACGCCCCCAGCACCTCCTCCGAAATCCGACCCTACTCCCCCACCAGGATATTCATGGGAAAAACCATTGCCGCGGATAGATCCTTTAGTGGCCA ATCGTCCGTTCTTGCAAGCAACAGGAAACAATGACGAGGATGCTTCCAACTCGAATCAAAGCCCTCCATACGGCGGCCTGCAGCGAAGCAACACAATACCAATTTCTTCTGAACCACCATCACCTGAATGGGGTAATGGCATTCCAGCATTCCCGTTACCACGTTCAATGTCTAGCCGACGACCGGGTGCTCTGGCCAATATGCAACCTCTCGGCTCAGCGCCGCCGATTTCGATACCACACTCTCATTATGCGGATATGGATCAAGGCCCCATGAGCGCGCGACCAGGTCCCATTGAAAGAGAGCGTTCgctgccaccaccaccaccacttcCAAAGGATGACGATGTTGTTGACGATGTCGCTGACAACGTTGCACCGCTCCCAGAATTCTTCCACAGACGCGGCGATTCAGTGGACAGCAGGAGCAGCTATGGAACGGCAAGCATTAAGTACGACACTGGATCGAAGCGGTCGACGATGATGTCCAGTCGACGACCATCGTTTGGAAGCATGGCTCGGGATCCGCAGGCATTCTTGGATGATGGGCCGCTATCGAGATCCGCGCCTCTCGAGACATTAACCGAGAACCCAACGCATCAAGAGTACGGGGAGGAAGATACAGTATACCATAATGAGCAGCATGATTCGTCATACAGTGGGTTCGACTTTGGGATTTCAGAGAAGAGCAATCGCGAGGCCGCAATCCATCGTCCCAGCGATAGTGAACAGTTGgatctctcttctttccactCCCGCTCCGATAGCCGGTCTGCACAGCTCTATTCGCAGCGATCACCATCTCAAAGCTCACACTCCCCTGCACCGTCTGTCGACAGATTCCGCGATTCCAGGGAACCATTCACCGGCCAGTATCATGGCGTGCATCAACCGTCGGGTTCCAACCACTACTTGCACCCAAATAACCTTTCGATTGACGAAGGTAATCGGAGGAAAAACTCCGACGCCAGTGAAGGGGGAAGTTCCGTGTCGAACTTTGCCCGTGCGCTAGGATTGGATGATGCAGGCCATTCTACAGAGAGCTCTACGGTCTCTTCAGAGTTCTCTCCCTCTGAATCACGGAGCGGCACTTCTCTGTCCAGCCTTCCATCAGAAGCAAGCTTATCGCGACGCAAGGCATCGGAAGCTAGCAGGCTCGGGCCTGTTGTCGAGGAAAACCAGCACCACTACGACCAGCCATCATCGGTACCTCGCAGCCTGATGCTGGAAGAGGCCTCCCAGGCAGGTAGCCCTCTCGAACCGCCTAAGATTCCTCATTTCCTTCAACCCCCAGATTCACCGACGGACCCCGCTCTCTCTCAAGGAAGCTTGTCTCTTGTTTCTGATCAACAGTCTCCGCGTTCTGAGAATTCCGTCGATTCTCCTTCAGACGAACAATCACCCGTATCACCAGCGAAGGAACGACCAGAGGCCATTGCACTCGCACCACCTCGTGCCCCACGCTCCAAGGGCCGCTGTCGTGGATGCGGCGAGGCCATCTTTGGCAAGTCGGTGTCATCGGCGGATGGTAGACTGACAGGCCGTTATCACCGCGATTGCTTCGCATGCTGCTACTGCCGCATTCCGTTCCAGACAGCAGACTTCTACGTCCTCCAGAACAAGCCCTACTGCGCCCAGCACTACCACGAGCTGAACGGCTCGCTGTGCAGTACCTGCAACTCCGGTATTGAGGGCCAGTATCTGGAAACCGACGAACGAATGGGCCGCGGCCCCAGCGACCGCCGCAAGTTCCACCCCGATTGTCTCACCTGTCGCACCTGCAATGTCAACCTCAAGGGCGAATACTTCGAATGGAACGGACAAGTCTACTGCGAGCGCGACGCCCGCAGAGCCGCAGCATCCGTGCCTCCGCCTCGATTCCGCCGTCCCACAATGCCCTCGTCGCCGTTGTCGCGGCCGCCTGATCCGTATGGACCTCCTGGTCCAATGGGTCCGGGTCCGATGGGCCGTCCTCCATTCCCGCCTGGCCCCGGACGACGTTTACCCGCTCCTATGGGTCCTGCCATGGGCCCTGATCTCTTGGGACCTCCTGGTGCATTTGGTCCTGCGTACGGTCCTGCGTATGGACCTCCGCCTGGTGCGAAGCGATTCCCGGAGCGAAGGACAACCaggttgatgatgatatga